The following proteins come from a genomic window of Thiothrix winogradskyi:
- a CDS encoding RNA-binding domain-containing protein, translating to MINTIQQLITQGENAQLEFKSADVRPDSVAREIVAFANTLGGTLLIGVEDDGAISGIHADNLDTWIANISRNNIIPALRVDVTHVAIEGKVVCAVTIPKGKDKPYQTLDGKYWLRVGSTNRTATKEELSRLFQQAGLVHFDTAPVADTGIEGIDFRLVDHYYRTYYDTAFIDLPNDEQQSLLLNADILTELEGKQVATVGGLLMFGKQPQRRLPHASIMFAVFKGDDLTDDLLDKKEVLGTLPELIDKTVALLQLFLPNPSTIEGTRRTETVLIPLKVLREAMVNAVAHRDYSLSQRKIQVHVYSDRIEITSPGKLANTLTLNKIRYGNSAPRNIFLMKFLDNLRYFDGLGRGIPMMLKLMQERITFDEIGELFRVTLRFA from the coding sequence ATGATTAATACTATCCAACAACTGATCACCCAAGGTGAAAACGCCCAGCTTGAATTCAAGTCGGCTGACGTTCGCCCCGATTCTGTGGCACGGGAAATCGTGGCGTTTGCCAATACTTTGGGTGGAACGTTACTGATCGGTGTTGAGGATGATGGGGCAATTTCAGGTATCCACGCGGACAATCTTGATACGTGGATTGCCAATATCAGCCGTAACAACATCATTCCCGCCTTGCGTGTGGACGTTACGCACGTCGCTATCGAAGGGAAAGTCGTGTGTGCTGTGACCATCCCCAAAGGCAAGGATAAGCCCTACCAAACGTTGGATGGCAAGTATTGGCTGCGGGTCGGTTCAACCAATCGCACCGCTACCAAGGAAGAATTGAGCCGTTTATTTCAGCAAGCAGGGTTAGTACATTTCGATACAGCACCCGTTGCCGATACCGGTATCGAAGGCATCGACTTCCGCTTAGTTGATCATTACTACCGCACCTACTACGACACAGCCTTTATTGATTTGCCAAACGACGAACAGCAAAGCCTGTTGTTGAATGCGGACATCCTGACCGAACTCGAAGGTAAACAGGTGGCAACCGTCGGTGGACTGCTGATGTTCGGTAAACAGCCCCAGCGCCGTCTGCCACACGCTTCCATCATGTTCGCCGTCTTTAAAGGCGATGACCTCACCGATGACCTGTTGGACAAAAAGGAAGTGCTGGGCACATTGCCGGAACTGATCGACAAAACGGTGGCTTTGCTCCAGCTTTTCCTGCCAAACCCATCCACCATTGAAGGTACACGCCGCACTGAAACCGTGCTGATTCCGCTCAAAGTCTTGCGTGAGGCGATGGTGAATGCCGTTGCTCACCGCGATTATTCCCTCAGCCAGCGAAAAATACAGGTGCATGTCTATAGTGATCGGATCGAAATTACCTCCCCCGGCAAGTTGGCGAATACCCTGACGTTGAATAAAATCCGCTATGGCAACTCTGCCCCGCGTAATATTTTCTTGATGAAATTCCTCGATAACCTGCGTTACTTCGACGGTTTGGGCAGGGGAATTCCAATGATGCTGAAGCTAATGCAGGAACGGATCACGTTTGATGAAATCGGTGAATTGTTCCGTGTAACCCTGCGGTTTGCCTGA
- a CDS encoding S8 family serine peptidase: MLTPKHLHLCAIVLAISTAVSAQTVLANVPDAPPANKKTVMLPAPAQPDTDQLIIRFRDNASSVAIDKALSRLRTEKGEKFTYTKTTHDKADVFRFEKRKKKADWDKLSVWLKQLPEVEYVEPDFIMNRMEVPAPVTPNDPYLSYQWPLLDAISGIRADQAWGYTAGQGSVVAVVDTGVLPHVDLLPNLLAGYDMIADAAVGNDGNGRDSDATDAGDYVLAGECGSSTAINSSWHGTHVAGTIAAAGNNAEGIAGVAYAAKALPVRVLGKCGGYTSDIAAGVIWAAGGTVSGAPVNPNPARVINLSLGGASACGSTMQSAINAARSKNAVVVVAAGNSNTDASQFSPANCAGVVTVAATGKNGGRAYYSNYGTVVDLAAPGGSMNTGIAADGIVSTLNTGTQTALADTYKYYQGTSMATPHVSGVVALMLAAKPTLTPDQVESLLKSSARAFPQPCASCGTGLLDAAAAVQAAINLAAPVDPYAVLLSDLKKNRDLWRAQNLLNYTYVLEQKTGTSAALRLKLTVKAGVLTAGVNLATNKALSSKDLKAKGKTIEQLFTQIETALNSKYAIVKTAYDTALGYPLDSFLDKSTSITSDNVSLKASSLTKL; this comes from the coding sequence ATGTTAACCCCCAAGCATCTCCATCTATGCGCCATCGTATTGGCTATTTCTACTGCTGTATCTGCTCAAACTGTATTGGCGAACGTGCCAGATGCGCCCCCTGCCAACAAAAAAACGGTTATGTTGCCTGCCCCCGCTCAGCCTGATACCGATCAGTTGATTATTCGTTTCCGTGATAATGCCAGCTCGGTTGCTATCGATAAGGCGTTGTCACGTCTGCGTACTGAGAAGGGTGAAAAATTCACTTACACCAAAACCACGCATGATAAAGCCGATGTTTTTCGTTTTGAAAAGCGCAAAAAGAAAGCGGATTGGGATAAATTGTCTGTTTGGCTGAAGCAGTTGCCGGAAGTGGAATACGTCGAGCCGGATTTCATTATGAACCGCATGGAAGTGCCAGCACCGGTTACACCGAATGATCCTTACCTGAGTTATCAATGGCCATTGTTGGATGCGATTAGTGGTATTCGCGCCGATCAGGCATGGGGTTATACCGCTGGTCAGGGTAGCGTGGTGGCTGTCGTTGATACGGGGGTCTTGCCGCATGTGGACTTGTTGCCGAATTTGTTAGCAGGTTATGACATGATTGCCGATGCTGCTGTCGGTAATGACGGCAACGGGCGTGACAGTGACGCGACGGATGCGGGCGACTACGTGCTGGCTGGTGAATGTGGCAGTAGCACGGCAATCAATAGCAGTTGGCACGGCACACACGTAGCTGGCACGATTGCAGCGGCTGGGAATAATGCCGAAGGCATTGCTGGGGTTGCTTATGCTGCCAAAGCCTTGCCGGTGCGCGTCTTAGGCAAGTGCGGCGGTTATACTTCGGACATTGCGGCGGGTGTTATTTGGGCAGCAGGCGGCACAGTATCCGGTGCGCCAGTGAACCCGAATCCGGCGCGAGTCATTAACCTGAGTTTGGGCGGCGCATCCGCGTGCGGTTCAACCATGCAAAGTGCCATCAATGCAGCGCGTAGCAAAAATGCCGTGGTCGTGGTGGCAGCGGGCAATAGCAATACCGATGCCAGCCAATTTTCACCCGCCAACTGTGCAGGTGTTGTGACCGTGGCGGCGACCGGCAAAAACGGCGGACGTGCTTATTATTCCAACTACGGTACGGTCGTTGATTTAGCCGCGCCGGGCGGTTCGATGAATACGGGTATCGCCGCCGATGGCATCGTTTCCACCCTGAATACGGGGACACAAACCGCGCTTGCTGACACCTACAAATATTACCAAGGCACGAGCATGGCAACGCCGCATGTGTCCGGCGTAGTCGCATTGATGTTAGCTGCCAAACCCACCCTGACACCGGATCAAGTCGAAAGTCTGCTGAAGTCGAGTGCGCGAGCCTTCCCGCAACCTTGCGCCAGTTGTGGCACAGGTTTGTTGGATGCCGCCGCCGCTGTGCAAGCAGCCATCAATTTAGCCGCACCCGTTGATCCTTACGCCGTCTTACTGAGTGATTTGAAGAAAAACCGCGACCTGTGGCGTGCGCAAAATCTGTTGAATTACACCTATGTATTGGAGCAAAAAACCGGTACGAGTGCAGCCTTGCGTTTGAAGCTGACGGTGAAAGCGGGTGTGTTGACGGCAGGCGTGAATCTGGCAACCAATAAAGCCTTGTCTTCCAAAGATTTGAAAGCCAAAGGTAAAACCATTGAACAGTTGTTTACGCAAATCGAAACCGCCCTCAACAGCAAGTACGCCATCGTTAAAACGGCGTATGACACTGCACTCGGCTACCCGCTGGACAGTTTCTTGGATAAAAGCACCAGCATCACCAGTGATAATGTGAGCTTGAAAGCCTCCAGTCTCACCAAGCTATAA
- a CDS encoding glycoside hydrolase family 26 protein: MKNTRQWTLLGVAIAGLLSVSAAQSATMLGAYIDNDGWNTAPIDQFNTDAAKPLAVVNLFSSFGQDWGSLNVQASNIVSRKATPLITWMPSISSRPDANLLGEISNGQWNGYIDGWINSLKLWQASYPADQKPTVLLRFAHEFNGNWYPWSNDPDGLKTAWRYLHNRFAQAGVTGVEWVWCANNVSVDNYNDITRYYPGNDVVNWTALDGYNWGSNYSFTQWKGFAQVFSSPYTTLVTNYPDKPVLLAEVASAEPQDLPNADYGMTGNDSDAGQSKAVWVQDMYTRMLAEYPAIRAVAWFNTNKELSWALNGAGNTGLAAYNTVIADSRYTGTFTPLVAPSTVTEPTRTKPTKGGGGKRSTTTSTTLMTAESMALESIQQEREVGIQRALAVSKMPEVVGTALLAREAQGFRSLPPAARAVLRKDMAD, from the coding sequence ATGAAAAATACTAGGCAGTGGACGCTACTCGGCGTAGCTATCGCTGGGCTTCTCTCAGTGAGTGCGGCACAGTCCGCCACCATGCTGGGAGCGTATATTGACAATGATGGTTGGAATACTGCGCCAATTGATCAATTCAATACCGATGCCGCCAAGCCATTGGCGGTGGTCAATTTGTTTTCCAGCTTTGGGCAAGATTGGGGGAGCTTGAATGTGCAGGCATCCAATATTGTGTCACGTAAAGCCACGCCGCTGATTACGTGGATGCCGAGTATCAGTAGTCGCCCTGATGCTAATTTGCTGGGTGAAATCAGCAACGGGCAATGGAATGGTTACATCGACGGTTGGATCAATAGCCTGAAACTGTGGCAAGCATCGTACCCCGCCGATCAAAAACCCACGGTGTTATTACGCTTTGCGCACGAATTCAACGGCAATTGGTATCCGTGGAGCAATGACCCCGACGGTTTGAAAACCGCATGGCGTTACCTACACAATCGCTTTGCTCAAGCGGGTGTGACTGGCGTGGAATGGGTGTGGTGTGCGAACAATGTCAGTGTTGATAATTACAACGACATTACCCGCTATTACCCCGGCAATGACGTAGTGAATTGGACAGCTTTGGATGGCTACAATTGGGGCAGCAATTACAGCTTTACCCAGTGGAAAGGCTTTGCTCAAGTGTTTAGTTCGCCTTACACAACGCTCGTGACGAATTACCCCGACAAGCCGGTATTGCTGGCAGAAGTCGCCTCCGCTGAACCGCAGGATTTACCGAATGCCGACTATGGCATGACCGGCAATGACAGCGATGCAGGGCAAAGCAAAGCCGTGTGGGTGCAGGATATGTATACCCGTATGCTGGCAGAATACCCCGCTATCCGCGCTGTGGCATGGTTCAATACCAATAAGGAATTGAGCTGGGCATTGAATGGTGCAGGCAATACCGGCTTGGCTGCGTATAACACCGTTATCGCTGACAGTCGTTACACGGGAACATTTACCCCGTTGGTTGCACCGTCCACAGTGACTGAACCCACCAGGACCAAACCGACTAAAGGTGGTGGCGGCAAGCGTTCCACCACAACCAGTACCACCCTGATGACGGCAGAAAGCATGGCATTGGAAAGTATTCAACAGGAGCGTGAAGTAGGCATACAGCGTGCTTTAGCCGTGAGCAAAATGCCAGAGGTAGTCGGTACAGCACTGTTAGCGCGTGAAGCACAAGGTTTCCGCAGTTTGCCCCCGGCGGCGCGTGCGGTGTTACGCAAGGATATGGCTGACTAA
- a CDS encoding ATP-binding protein: MGRLFWKILLTFWLTLLVAGGVTGIAVWLHHNDLQDMEKDVVIRPSSIIAVKAVANTFLYGGKEAMRNMLQEQRDDALQDLQIYAVDTNGKELLERTVSDDTLQRVRASLGKNLKLPIVRQVQTGADSYLLFAPLAGQYPQFQQERRLPPPHRISTPTLIVSGIAVSFLSSFLLAWYFSQPIGILRKAFRAAAKGDLSQRVTATIGSRRDEIADLGRDFDDMATKLQILMASQRRLLHDVSHELRSPLARLQASIGLAHQQPEKVASSLARIEHEAGRLDTLVGEVLTLSRLESGVPQPLDEYIDILELADAVIDDARFEANALSRQVMFQCDVEGNPIIQGHGELLYRALENVVRNAIHHTPENTAVTLAIHHDVTASRLHLTVDDQGSGVPEAELGSIFEPFQRSSNVNPSRNGYGLGLAIARRAIESHGGTIRAKNLNSGGLRVEIHLPLTPAVR, translated from the coding sequence ATGGGCAGACTGTTCTGGAAAATCCTCCTCACGTTTTGGCTGACGCTGCTGGTGGCGGGCGGAGTTACCGGCATTGCCGTCTGGTTACACCATAACGATTTACAGGATATGGAAAAAGATGTGGTGATTCGCCCCAGTTCCATCATTGCCGTCAAAGCCGTCGCCAATACTTTCCTTTATGGCGGGAAGGAAGCGATGCGCAATATGTTGCAGGAACAACGCGATGATGCCCTCCAAGACTTGCAAATTTACGCCGTCGATACCAACGGCAAAGAGTTGCTGGAGCGCACCGTATCGGATGACACCCTCCAGCGTGTTCGCGCCAGCCTTGGGAAAAACCTCAAATTGCCTATTGTCCGCCAAGTCCAAACTGGCGCAGACAGTTATTTGCTGTTCGCACCACTGGCGGGGCAATACCCGCAATTCCAGCAAGAACGACGGCTGCCGCCACCGCACCGGATTTCTACTCCAACCCTGATTGTCTCCGGCATTGCCGTCAGCTTTTTATCCAGCTTCCTGCTGGCCTGGTATTTCTCGCAACCCATCGGCATTTTGCGTAAAGCCTTTCGTGCCGCTGCCAAAGGCGATTTGAGCCAGCGTGTCACCGCAACAATTGGGTCACGGCGTGATGAAATCGCTGATTTGGGGCGCGATTTCGATGACATGGCAACCAAACTGCAAATCCTGATGGCTTCGCAACGCCGCTTGTTACACGACGTTTCACACGAACTGCGCTCGCCGTTGGCACGCTTGCAAGCCAGCATCGGTCTAGCGCATCAGCAGCCGGAAAAAGTGGCGAGCAGCCTTGCCCGCATCGAACACGAAGCCGGACGGCTAGATACGCTGGTGGGCGAAGTGCTAACGCTTTCGCGCCTCGAATCCGGCGTACCGCAGCCGTTGGATGAATACATCGACATTCTGGAATTAGCCGATGCCGTGATTGATGATGCGCGGTTTGAGGCAAATGCGCTGTCACGCCAAGTCATGTTTCAATGCGATGTTGAGGGTAATCCGATCATTCAAGGGCATGGTGAATTGCTTTATCGCGCGTTGGAAAACGTGGTGCGCAATGCCATCCACCACACGCCCGAAAACACGGCGGTAACGCTGGCGATTCACCACGATGTTACCGCGTCGCGCCTGCATCTGACGGTGGATGATCAAGGGTCGGGTGTGCCGGAAGCGGAATTGGGGAGTATTTTCGAGCCGTTCCAGCGTAGCAGTAACGTCAACCCCAGCCGTAACGGTTACGGGCTGGGCTTAGCGATTGCGCGGCGGGCGATTGAAAGTCACGGCGGGACAATTCGCGCCAAAAACCTCAACAGTGGTGGTTTGCGGGTGGAAATCCATCTACCACTCACGCCTGCTGTTCGGTAA
- a CDS encoding response regulator transcription factor codes for MSKLLLVDDDIELTTMLTEYLEREGFDITAVHNGDTAVREALNGDYALVVLDVMMPGMSGIEALSRIRTHSKMPVLMLTARGDDIDRIIGLELGADDYVPKPCMPRELVARIRAILRRTSNDTATTNHEPLQTGALTLYPEKRQTLWHGQPLELTSTEFNLLEVLARQAGQPVSKADLSTHGLGRALTRYDRSIDVHMSSIRHKLGNLADGRSCIQTVRGIGYQLIGE; via the coding sequence ATGAGCAAGCTATTACTGGTCGACGACGACATCGAACTCACCACCATGCTGACCGAATACTTGGAACGCGAAGGTTTCGACATCACCGCTGTGCATAACGGTGACACGGCGGTGCGCGAAGCCCTCAACGGCGATTACGCGCTAGTGGTGTTGGATGTGATGATGCCCGGCATGAGCGGTATCGAAGCCCTCAGCCGCATCCGCACCCACAGCAAAATGCCCGTGCTCATGCTCACCGCCCGTGGCGACGACATCGACCGCATTATCGGCTTGGAACTCGGCGCGGATGATTACGTCCCCAAACCGTGTATGCCGCGTGAATTGGTTGCCCGCATCCGCGCCATCCTACGCCGCACCAGCAACGACACTGCCACCACGAATCACGAACCGCTGCAAACCGGCGCACTCACGCTTTACCCCGAAAAACGCCAAACCCTCTGGCACGGGCAACCGTTAGAACTCACCAGCACCGAATTCAACCTGCTGGAAGTATTGGCTCGCCAAGCCGGTCAACCCGTCAGCAAAGCCGATCTTTCCACCCACGGTTTGGGGCGAGCGCTGACCCGTTACGACCGCAGCATCGACGTACACATGAGCAGCATCCGCCACAAACTCGGCAATCTTGCGGATGGGCGCTCCTGTATCCAAACCGTGCGCGGCATTGGCTACCAATTGATTGGGGAATAA
- a CDS encoding DUF2934 domain-containing protein translates to MLYCYGDLCPLRADCYRHTQPTPGRDRFAALPYDAVSGTCDYFHSNEPTEALIRETAYYLWQREGCPDNCAATHWAEAYRNLCLSTGRVKPCKEM, encoded by the coding sequence ATGTTGTATTGCTACGGCGACTTATGCCCACTACGCGCCGACTGCTATCGGCATACCCAACCGACACCGGGGCGGGACAGATTCGCTGCCCTGCCCTACGATGCCGTCAGCGGAACGTGCGACTATTTCCACAGCAATGAACCGACCGAAGCCCTGATCCGCGAAACGGCGTATTACCTGTGGCAGCGCGAAGGTTGCCCCGACAATTGCGCCGCTACACATTGGGCAGAAGCATACCGGAACTTGTGCCTAAGCACTGGGCGTGTAAAGCCGTGTAAAGAAATGTAA
- a CDS encoding DUF4405 domain-containing protein has product MDIATLRRWATPLTIGAFMLMSITGILMFFHINPGISKVAHEWLSWAMVIGVGLHLVTNWKMFARYFSQKAALGVIGLFAILTVASMLIPGEEERRGPPGAQASNVLMNAPLDKLAGITGNTLEGLQAKLQAQGLKLDATMVSLDEVAKQNQRNPVEVLNSVIAAK; this is encoded by the coding sequence ATGGACATCGCTACCCTACGCCGCTGGGCGACCCCGTTGACAATTGGCGCGTTTATGCTGATGTCGATTACCGGCATTTTAATGTTTTTCCACATCAATCCGGGCATTAGCAAAGTGGCACACGAATGGCTGAGTTGGGCGATGGTCATCGGTGTGGGCTTGCACCTGGTAACGAACTGGAAGATGTTTGCACGTTATTTTTCGCAAAAAGCAGCGCTTGGGGTGATCGGCTTATTTGCGATATTGACGGTTGCTTCCATGCTGATTCCGGGTGAAGAAGAACGTCGAGGGCCGCCGGGTGCGCAAGCCAGCAACGTGCTGATGAATGCACCGCTGGATAAACTGGCGGGTATCACGGGCAATACCTTGGAAGGTTTGCAGGCGAAATTGCAGGCGCAAGGCTTAAAACTGGACGCAACAATGGTGTCGCTCGATGAAGTGGCTAAGCAGAATCAGCGCAATCCGGTGGAAGTGTTGAATAGCGTGATTGCCGCGAAATAA
- a CDS encoding efflux transporter outer membrane subunit encodes MIVYKPFTVFASVAVSLSLFACTPASNVRDVAAASTTATHQSAASNPRKPVQAAWWQTFNDPLMTALIQEALQASPDIKTAQASLRAARAQRAIAGASLLPSLSSGASARRSGGNDSYGANLDASWEADIFGGNRLADKAAAVDLQATQASLEDVKASLAAEVASSYVNLRLAQARLAVSRQSLASRDETVRLIGLKQQAGLASGLEADQANLSLGQTQAQIPALANSVTQSQHALAILTGKEPGALNTRLAAAKPIPTAGGQLLNNIPANAIRQRPDIRAAEYKITAAGLRVGEAKANLYPSFNLGGSLSLSSLSLADLLDTGSIARSLAASISAPLFDGGRLKQQVEAKDAAREQAVASYQKAVLGALQDVANSFSTLQSLRERQPLLAQNVALARSAEHLAQLSYDAGTADFQNVLDAQRSVLSAQESQLSAQAENTQAMISLYKAIGGAW; translated from the coding sequence ATGATCGTTTATAAACCATTTACCGTGTTCGCCAGTGTGGCAGTCAGCCTATCGCTGTTTGCCTGCACACCCGCCAGCAATGTGCGTGATGTTGCAGCAGCAAGTACAACCGCTACACACCAGTCAGCAGCCAGCAACCCCCGCAAACCCGTGCAAGCCGCATGGTGGCAAACCTTCAACGACCCGCTCATGACCGCGCTGATCCAAGAAGCGCTGCAAGCCAGCCCCGACATCAAAACCGCCCAAGCCAGCCTGCGAGCCGCCCGTGCGCAACGTGCGATTGCCGGAGCAAGCCTGTTGCCCAGCCTTTCCAGCGGCGCATCTGCCCGCCGCAGCGGTGGTAATGACAGCTACGGCGCAAACCTCGATGCCAGTTGGGAAGCCGACATCTTCGGCGGCAACCGTTTAGCCGATAAAGCCGCTGCGGTCGACTTGCAAGCCACCCAAGCTAGTCTTGAAGACGTAAAAGCCTCACTCGCCGCCGAAGTCGCCAGCAGCTACGTCAACCTGCGGCTGGCACAAGCCCGCCTCGCCGTTTCGCGCCAAAGCCTTGCCTCGCGTGACGAAACCGTGCGCCTGATCGGTCTGAAACAGCAAGCAGGGCTTGCCAGCGGCTTAGAAGCCGATCAAGCCAACCTGAGTTTGGGGCAAACCCAAGCACAAATTCCGGCGTTGGCAAACAGCGTGACCCAATCGCAACACGCCCTCGCAATCCTCACTGGCAAAGAACCGGGCGCACTCAATACCCGCCTCGCCGCTGCCAAACCCATTCCCACGGCGGGCGGGCAACTGCTGAATAACATTCCGGCAAATGCCATCCGTCAACGCCCCGACATCCGCGCTGCCGAATACAAAATCACCGCCGCCGGATTACGAGTCGGCGAAGCCAAGGCCAACCTATACCCCAGCTTCAACCTCGGCGGTTCACTCAGTCTCAGCAGCCTGAGTTTGGCGGATTTGCTGGATACCGGCAGTATCGCCCGTTCCCTCGCTGCTTCCATCAGCGCACCCTTGTTTGACGGTGGCAGGCTGAAACAGCAAGTCGAAGCCAAAGATGCCGCCCGCGAACAAGCCGTTGCCAGCTACCAAAAAGCCGTGTTAGGGGCGTTACAGGACGTAGCAAACAGCTTTTCCACCCTGCAATCTCTACGCGAACGCCAACCGTTATTGGCGCAAAACGTCGCATTGGCACGCAGCGCCGAACATCTGGCGCAACTTAGTTATGACGCAGGCACTGCCGATTTCCAAAATGTGCTGGATGCGCAACGCAGCGTATTAAGCGCACAAGAAAGCCAGTTGTCCGCACAAGCAGAAAACACTCAGGCAATGATCAGCCTTTACAAAGCCATCGGCGGCGCGTGGTAG
- a CDS encoding efflux RND transporter periplasmic adaptor subunit has product MSNPINSTTNDSVKAVLAAGGKKKSQGNKGKWLLALLVAGLVSGGAGYYFMGQSQTKSQASYKTTPAKTGNLSVTVTATGNLQPKNQVDIGTELSGTVDDVLVDANEVVTKGQKLASLNTTQLQDTITKGKASLASAQAKVKQSAASVKEARTKLNRLRELYSASGGKLPAKSELDTAEATLERSQADAEVAKTTVTSATAELRSSETNLGKATITSPINGVVLTRTVEPGQTVASSLSAPTLFTLAEDLAQMEVEVGVDEADVGQVKAGQKAEFSVDAWPGRKYPAEITRVSLGADTSENVVSYLTVLAVQNTDLTLRPGMTATATIKTESRENVLLIPNTALRFAPVVAAAPAAASANSSFISQLMPRPPGMGTAKKRPNGTPPVASPDGMQKIWVLENNAPLAVAVKTGISDGKQTEIVSGDLKEGMAVITESTGGTTGGKP; this is encoded by the coding sequence ATGAGCAACCCAATCAATTCAACCACCAACGATTCCGTCAAAGCGGTATTGGCAGCAGGCGGCAAAAAGAAATCCCAAGGCAACAAGGGCAAGTGGCTATTAGCATTACTGGTCGCGGGGCTAGTGTCAGGCGGCGCGGGCTATTACTTTATGGGGCAATCTCAAACCAAAAGCCAAGCCAGCTACAAAACCACCCCCGCCAAAACCGGCAACCTCAGCGTCACGGTGACGGCGACGGGCAATTTGCAACCCAAAAATCAGGTGGACATTGGCACAGAACTCTCCGGCACAGTCGATGACGTGCTGGTGGATGCCAACGAAGTGGTGACAAAAGGGCAGAAGTTGGCAAGTCTCAATACCACGCAATTGCAAGATACCATTACCAAAGGCAAAGCCTCGCTGGCTTCCGCGCAAGCCAAGGTCAAACAATCTGCCGCCAGCGTCAAAGAAGCGCGTACCAAGCTCAACCGTTTGCGCGAGTTATACAGCGCCTCCGGCGGCAAATTGCCCGCTAAATCCGAGTTGGATACCGCCGAAGCCACGTTGGAACGTTCCCAAGCCGATGCCGAAGTCGCCAAAACCACCGTGACATCAGCCACTGCCGAATTGCGTTCCTCTGAAACCAATCTCGGCAAAGCCACGATCACCTCACCAATTAACGGCGTAGTGCTAACCCGCACCGTCGAACCGGGGCAAACCGTCGCCTCGTCCTTGTCCGCGCCGACCTTATTCACACTGGCGGAAGATTTGGCACAAATGGAAGTCGAAGTCGGCGTGGATGAAGCTGATGTCGGGCAAGTCAAAGCCGGACAAAAAGCCGAATTCAGCGTGGACGCATGGCCGGGGCGCAAATACCCCGCCGAAATTACCCGCGTCAGTTTGGGGGCGGATACTTCCGAAAACGTGGTGTCTTACCTCACGGTGCTGGCGGTGCAAAACACCGACCTGACCTTGCGCCCCGGCATGACCGCCACCGCCACCATCAAGACCGAATCGCGGGAAAATGTGTTGCTCATTCCCAATACCGCCCTGCGCTTTGCTCCTGTGGTGGCTGCTGCACCTGCGGCGGCGAGTGCCAATAGCAGCTTCATTTCACAATTGATGCCCCGTCCGCCGGGTATGGGAACAGCCAAAAAACGCCCCAACGGCACGCCACCCGTCGCCAGCCCCGACGGAATGCAAAAAATCTGGGTATTGGAAAACAATGCGCCCCTAGCAGTCGCAGTCAAAACCGGCATTAGCGATGGCAAGCAAACCGAAATCGTCAGCGGCGACTTGAAAGAAGGAATGGCGGTGATCACCGAAAGCACCGGCGGCACAACAGGTGGCAAGCCATGA
- a CDS encoding ABC transporter ATP-binding protein — MSALIELRGITKIYGQGQASFKALDGVNMTIEQGDFVAIMGPSGSGKSTAMNILGCLDVPSGGEYLFRDVHVEQLSRNERALLRRHYLGFVFQGFNLLARTSAQENVELPLLYRGESTEARHTAAQAALKQVGLEGWGHHTPAELSGGQQQRVAIARALVTNPTILLADEPTGNLDTKTSNEIMALLTDLNENKGITVLMVTHEPDMAEYAKRIIHFVDGNIDSDVRKREST; from the coding sequence ATGAGTGCGTTAATCGAATTACGCGGCATCACCAAAATCTACGGGCAAGGGCAGGCGAGTTTCAAGGCGCTGGATGGGGTCAATATGACCATTGAGCAAGGTGATTTTGTGGCCATCATGGGGCCGAGCGGTTCAGGCAAATCCACCGCCATGAATATTCTGGGCTGCTTAGATGTACCCAGCGGCGGCGAATACTTGTTCCGCGATGTGCATGTGGAACAGTTGTCGCGCAACGAACGCGCCCTGTTGCGGCGGCATTATCTGGGCTTCGTGTTCCAAGGCTTTAACCTGTTGGCGCGGACTTCCGCACAGGAAAATGTGGAATTGCCACTGCTGTATCGGGGCGAATCCACCGAAGCGCGTCATACCGCCGCCCAAGCCGCGCTGAAACAGGTAGGGTTGGAAGGCTGGGGGCATCATACTCCGGCGGAACTGTCTGGCGGGCAGCAGCAACGGGTAGCCATTGCACGGGCGTTAGTCACTAACCCGACCATTTTGCTGGCGGATGAGCCGACCGGCAACCTCGACACCAAAACCAGCAACGAAATCATGGCGTTGCTCACCGACCTGAACGAAAACAAGGGCATTACCGTGCTAATGGTGACGCACGAACCGGATATGGCGGAATACGCCAAACGCATCATCCACTTCGTTGACGGCAATATCGACAGCGACGTGCGCAAACGGGAGAGCACCTGA